The following are encoded in a window of Candidatus Moraniibacteriota bacterium genomic DNA:
- a CDS encoding 50S ribosomal protein L25, producing MKTIAVAGEFREGKTPKKIREEGFVPAVIYGKKITSVSIAVDKKIFGKIFSQAGESTIFHIQTSDKKGFDVLVRDIEYHPLSGEMMHIDFYAVSMNEAVETWVEFEFIGESSAVKEEGGIFVTGLNGIDIKALPSNLPSSITVDISKLKTFDDFIHVGELSVPEGVEILTAPDSIVASVSRPRTEEEENLSSDVDVTKVEVAEKGKKEEIVE from the coding sequence ATGAAGACAATTGCTGTAGCTGGAGAGTTTCGAGAAGGAAAAACTCCTAAAAAAATTAGAGAAGAAGGATTTGTTCCTGCTGTTATTTATGGAAAAAAAATAACGTCAGTGTCTATCGCAGTTGATAAGAAAATTTTTGGAAAAATATTTTCTCAAGCAGGGGAATCAACAATTTTTCATATTCAGACTTCTGACAAAAAAGGTTTTGATGTTCTTGTTCGTGATATTGAATATCATCCTTTGAGTGGAGAAATGATGCATATAGATTTTTATGCTGTTTCAATGAACGAAGCTGTAGAGACTTGGGTAGAATTTGAATTTATTGGTGAATCAAGCGCTGTAAAAGAAGAGGGCGGAATTTTTGTTACAGGATTGAATGGAATTGATATAAAAGCATTACCTTCGAACCTACCTTCTTCCATTACGGTAGATATTTCTAAATTAAAAACGTTTGATGATTTTATTCATGTAGGTGAACTTTCCGTACCAGAGGGTGTTGAAATTCTTACAGCACCAGATTCAATAGTAGCTTCTGTCTCAAGACCAAGAACAGAAGAAGAAGAAAATCTTTCTTCCGATGTGGATGTTACCAAAGTAGAAGTTGCGGAGAAGGGAAAGAAAGAAGAGATTGTAGAATAG
- the rodA gene encoding rod shape-determining protein RodA codes for MGILKRGISDILVLISSSFLLLLLGLVTLYGFDAGKNNDGSQFFLKQLVFSGISISVFFLMFHISYRALKKISTALYFLGIAFLVVVLFFEGIRGTSGWIDLGFFRLQPVEMVKVVLVLFLASFFVAKRATFGDIGRIIVSCVLVFALVGLVLLQPDLGSAIVLLFIWAGMLFVSDMKVKYVFAMIAIAFFGAFSSWFFLEDYQKDRIFTTIRPEEDALGSGYNVMQSIIAVGSGGLFGKGVGSGSQSQLAFLPESHTDFIFASIVESFGVFGAFFILLLYSILLYRIALIAMTAGDSFGFLIASGVFCMFFIQIMINIGMNIGLVPVTGIPLPLLSYGGSSLLATAFALGLVANIAYHKRFIASSKERKILDDSQML; via the coding sequence ATGGGTATATTGAAACGAGGAATTTCAGATATCCTTGTATTAATTTCTTCTTCTTTCCTTCTTCTTCTTTTAGGATTAGTTACTTTATATGGTTTTGATGCGGGGAAAAACAATGATGGATCGCAATTCTTCTTAAAACAACTTGTTTTTTCAGGAATTTCTATTTCTGTTTTTTTTCTCATGTTTCACATTTCATATCGAGCTTTAAAGAAAATAAGTACAGCGCTTTATTTTTTGGGCATCGCTTTTCTTGTGGTTGTACTTTTTTTTGAAGGTATTCGAGGAACTTCTGGATGGATTGATTTAGGCTTTTTTCGTTTACAGCCTGTGGAAATGGTAAAAGTTGTTCTCGTTCTTTTCTTGGCAAGTTTTTTCGTTGCAAAGCGAGCAACTTTTGGGGATATAGGAAGGATTATTGTTTCGTGTGTTTTAGTATTTGCTCTTGTAGGACTCGTTCTTTTACAACCTGATTTGGGATCGGCAATCGTTCTTCTTTTTATTTGGGCAGGAATGCTTTTTGTATCTGATATGAAAGTTAAATATGTTTTTGCTATGATAGCTATTGCTTTTTTTGGAGCATTTAGTTCGTGGTTTTTTCTTGAGGATTATCAAAAAGACAGAATTTTTACAACTATTCGTCCCGAAGAAGATGCTCTTGGAAGTGGTTATAATGTTATGCAATCTATAATTGCAGTTGGTTCGGGGGGTCTTTTTGGAAAAGGTGTAGGAAGTGGCTCTCAATCACAATTAGCCTTTCTTCCAGAATCACACACCGATTTTATTTTCGCTTCCATAGTGGAAAGTTTTGGTGTGTTTGGGGCATTTTTTATTCTTTTGCTTTATAGTATTCTTCTCTATCGTATTGCATTGATTGCAATGACAGCAGGAGATAGTTTTGGTTTTCTTATTGCGTCGGGTGTTTTTTGTATGTTTTTTATACAAATCATGATCAATATAGGTATGAATATTGGGCTTGTTCCAGTTACAGGTATCCCATTGCCTCTTTTGAGTTATGGAGGAAGCTCTCTTTTGGCCACAGCATTCGCTTTGGGGTTGGTGGCTAATATTGCTTATCATAAAAGATTTATCGCAAGCTCGAAAGAACGAAAAATTCTTGACGATAGTCAAATGTTGTGA